The DNA sequence GCTGCCCAATTTCAGAACACagtataaatcaaatttttcaaaatcgactttttagtattttcaGTTCCAAAAGAGTCTTGTGAACATGATCGTAATCAATtcgtatttcaaaaattttatttgtcaaatgttttgaaattgggcagcaAAACTCCACTGGAaccaaaaattctaaaatatcgttttggaaaattttgtgttttaCTGTGTTTTGGAATTGGGCAGCCGAATATCTCGAATATTCTACTTTCTAAAGtcgaattattgaaaatatcgcTTTTTACTTTTAGagaacatatatattaaactgaaaaatttgaacggTCGGTTGGTTGGTAGATTCGAAAAACGATTCAAGTttggtaaaattaatatcaattagaGGATCAACCTCAAAGAGgtaataattaagttaataaaaagtgataaaaactCACCAGAAGAAGGTCTGTCGGAATATCTGGTGCAGTAAACCCAAGCTGGCCAGAGCATCTGTTTCGAAGAATCCCCGGTCGCAGGTGTACTCGTTAAACTACTGGCATTTGTTGTTGATGCATTACTTAATTGCGTATTACCCGATGCCGAATTATTGCTCGAAGCATTATTGTTTccgttattattgttattactactattactattgATATTACTGCTAATGTTACTACTAGAACCGTTAGTTCCCAAATCGGAGGTGAGCACTTTGTCCGAGGAGCTTTCGGTGCCCGATTCCAAAAAGTCTTTGGTGAGATCAATGGGCTTTTGAGCAATTTTCTTCGGCCGAGATTTCTTTAGCGATATCGGGTCCGTTATCCGCCTGCCGAAGTCGGCTTTCAGAATGTTGTCTATGCTGAACTTGAGGTTACCCTGGATGTCATTGTTGTTGCCGTTGTTTCGGTTATTCcgatggtggtggtggtgacTGTTGCTATTGCTGTTGCTGGtgctattattactattggTACTGTGGTTACTGTGGTTGCTGTTGTTCGTCCCATTGAGACTGTTCCCAGCGGGAATGTTGGGCTCCTCGTCACTGGGAGAGTTCGGACTCTTTGAATCCCTGGCACTGCTTATCAGTTTGCTGATAGACAACCTGTGTTCCTGCTCCTTGTGCTGGTGGTGCTGGTGAAGCATGGAGGCCGTCGCGTGGTGCTGAAGTAGGTTCCCGTGGAGTGGAACTGGGTGTAGCAGCAGAGAAGTTTCCCTCAAATCTCGGCAAGCTGGTCGGAAAACCGAATTGGTGAGTCCTGGAACCGCGGCTGTTGGTGGAGACAGAGACAGCCTCGTCACCATGGGAACGCTGCCTATTCGATGATGAAGTCGGCTCTCAATCGCAGAAAACGCGGTTTCGTGGCCACCCAATGCAGCGACACGATTAGAGAAATCAGCGAGGTCAGCTTCCCGGTTGGCATATCGGTTCAGCAAATGCTGCTGGTTCATCGTTGTCATTTGATAACGAGAGACGATTGCCTCGTGAATACTGTCTGCCTGAATTGGAGATGATGCCTGCGTAGCATGTGAGGATGCTGGTGATCGTATTGAAGGAGTCGGCGAAGACGCTCGTTGCAAGCTGCAGGAACTATGAGGACTTGGAGGCTGGTTGCTGGCAGACCCACTCGATGGCGACGGCGACGGCGTTCGTGATGAAGTCGTCGTAAAACTCACGGCTGAATTGGTTATCGCTTCAGTCTGGTAATCCAACCGGGAAGACGTATTTGGCATTGAATCAACGCTCATCATGCTACTCTGATTATtgatattgttattgttattgttactaTTACTACTGATGTGAGGGATTGAATTAGTTTCACAGTCTTTAATCATATCAAGATTGTCCGTCGCGGGAGTGGGTTCACTGCCGACGCTCAATACTTCACTGGTTTCACTTGCGCAATCCGACAACTCTTGGTCCTTATCATGGGGATCCATTTGCCGTGGATCATCATCCAGGTGCCCCGGTGTCACGCGATAGTGTTCCACGATTTCCATTCTCACCAGATTGTTTCTTTTAAAACCCGTGTTCACTTTTGAAAACAATACGTCTTTTTAGTCATGTCCATTTCCCGATTGGTTTCACACCCAGCAGGTATCAAGTAACCTTCCAAGACTTACATAGTGTAAAGTAAAGTAACAACTCAACACTACACTGACCAGAATCAATGTTCCGGTAAACAAGATTGCATTTTTAGTTTGTTTAGTAATCAGACTACAGCACCGTGGCAGCTTTTAATCAACACTTCACAGTCTTGACAAACTCCATCACACTTTCCGCAGGTTTTAGGCTGCAATTATAAGCCAGCGGGCTAATCAATGATTGCACTTATTATACGGGTCCGGAAAACGCTTTTCAGATTTTGTTCTACCGGATTTAGGTAATGAACGTTAACGCGACACGTTGATACGGAGCGTGGTACGACGGTCGCTGGTTATCCACTTGGTTGTCGCGGTACGTCTGCTGGTGAGAGACGTTGGAGGGCCGGCGAGGGGCGTTTCGGGGAGGCGACAACCAGGGAACACCCGTAATTTCGAGGCCGAGCCCACTGGCACCTCTGAAGGCACGACATCTGCTGGTTTTTGAGCCCATTGATCGGGCGCCGCCCACGGGATATTCGATCTCCGTCTCACCATCTACGTGGATGTATTCCGTGCTCTGTTGAGAAGCCCGGTTCGCTCGACTGAATCTGCCAGGAAGGGGGATACCTCATCGAGGATTGAGTGGGAAAAAGTAACCTGAGTTGATGTGCGAGTCGGTTGGTGGTGGAGGCCCCTTGCTCGTGCCTTTTTTGTTACGATTATTCTCGGCTTCTGGATCCTGGTTATCATGCCCAGGTGACTACTCCCCTTACATGTAATTGTTCAGGTTTTCTaccttgtttattttttttttgattttttgtttttgatgaTACTCTGTTGACTGTTTTATATCCTAatcaattttgatatttttattttacgcatgtttaaaatttatgattgtttttttttttggtacaaGCTAACAATTCTTGATCGTTGATTTTATCGTTACATTAGTATTGAATTCAgctaattgtttttttgaatagcggttagatatttttgaacttgaatgataataaaatattaattttcaaatattgtcaaaaatttcgataaattacGAGGTAAAATTGAAATCTACGTTAATGTCAATTGTGGTAATGGATTGTTGAAATCTAAActatcaataacaataataaaaaattactactaGACTGTCATTTGGTACTGCAGAATTGTTGGACACACAATCCAGAAATTCCTATTTTATCAAGAATGGACTAAAAAGACATCTATTCTACCGAGAGGTCTATGGATAGTCAGAAAAAAGTTCTTACCATCAGTTGTGCGAGATATGAACTTGTACATCAATCCCCATAGGTGGCACTTTCGGCAAAAAGAAAAGCCAGCAATATTGACACCCATTCTATTTCTCATACCCAGAGAAGTGAATGAAACTATTATCTTTGCACTCGTAAAGTAgataagaactttaaaattattattttttgaaaaaataagagTAATCTCAAATgaacgaattttcaaaaaataaagttgcATTAGAtctatttagattttttttgctcttGTTCATCAATATGTTTTGCAATTCTAACACTaaagtacaaatttttacttacaacTTTTCTGCGGTGAATCGGTAATAAAAACGAGAACACCATGGAATAAAATCACTGAAGGTTTTCAGTGTAAGCTATTAGTCAAGCGTCATTGTTGCTGTtactttaatcattttttacaccaaataattttctaagttCTGATCTTTAAGTTATTGAAGAATTCAAACTTCAGAAACGcatagaaaaaatatcatcgataattttatagaaatattttacgTACTAAGGTCATTTATTGAACAGAAGATATTGTCATTAGACAGTAACACCAAAGGCTCGAAAGTTTTAAACTCGAGAAATCTAAAATCCTACATAAATTAACATGGAGCTAGTGATGATCAGAATAGATCTAGTATTATAAGCgatagactaaaaaaaaaattaatgaaagattggaaaatattattcatatatctAAATACAGAAGTCATACCAAATGAACATACATTAAAAACCACCGTTGACAACAGAAAGTGTCGTAGAcagtcaaaattaataaaaaatgtttttccgTAGAAAAGTCTAGTGACCCAAACTTTGATTTTTGCAAGAATCTCGttgaaaataatatctatACATTGCTTAGAACAGATAATGAATGagaatatttaagaaaatttgcCGTTGCAACGTGACACAAAATTGCTTATAAAAACTCTATTTCATTTTCTATCCACGAACAAACTTTATCGCCGCTGACACCTAGCGGTGACTCTTGAACTACAGCCCACTGGTTATAACCTTACGACGTCGCAAATGAAGagttgaaattcaaatttattaattactatcaagtattaattaactttccaATGTTTTCTGTGTTTGAGTCCAAAGTCTTTGTTTTTCACTTTCCGctaattgaataattcaatGAAACATTTCTTCTTTAACCAGTTATTGGAACTTACCAGGAATTAGGGACTTCTagactttataaaaaaataaataaataaataaataacttgagCCATCAACAcagaattttgtttattatgtttcTTGGTCCTCTAAAcatttacaatttatacaataaatagGCGCCACAACTGAGTATTATTAGTACAATTAcagttacaataataattataatcatcaaTGTTACAGTTAATTAGAACATCAATTGGTTATTAATCATCTGGTTTTAAATTACTGGCGTACAAGTTCAATCTACAGGttaccaaaattttatttttcataacaaaaatacttttctcCATTCCTGACCTTCTACTTATTAATCTCCTCTATTCAgcaatattactattattatttccgtCTATACACATGCAGTACTGGtgttcattttaaaattgacatcaagGTACGTTCAATGAATATCCagtattttagatttttattctcttttttgttttgtttttttttttttttatatagtagACATATACTttcttacataaatatttcttatcaattattcataaatgttTCTTAATTCATTTAGCATCCGTTTCTAAAGTGCTTATATAATATAGGGTAGAGGTGCCATTTTTGGTCAATTttggacacttgaaaaattgtaataaattaattcgtaCAAGAcacaagataattttttgaatatctttAGATACTTTTGTCCCATTAttgaaatggaaaatttattttactttcattaattaaaataaagtattaaatgtccatAAATGGAACAGTGACCACTAATGGTACCTCTACCTTAAGTCGCACAATaggtacaattttttttttttttcaagcctTCAAATAGTCTACAGTTTTTACTTATTGGCTACTTTATTACGAGCAcctctaataaatattcagaTTTAATATCGTCATTTCGACGGAATTTCTGTGCGCTTAGACCacgttattaattaattattaattaataaatttaatttcacaatcaattTCAAAGTTGGCTGGCATTTTtacccttaaaaaaaattctaaaccttttttttttaaatcttatctaCACAATCccattaatgaaaaaaattactagaaccttcttattgaaaaaattatttaaaaaaaaaaaaataaagaacccaaatttcaaaatttgaatttttaccctcagctatttaattttgaaaaaaatatatttatctgcgtaaataatttcttttatagAAACCAAAGTGTGCAaatgcattgaaaaaaaaaatgtaagtattccaaaaatttagttttcgtCTCGAAATCAGCTCAAGTTATCCGACTAATTATCCGATTAAATAATGAGTAGATTCTAAAGTCGGCATCAAAATACATGATATCAAATATATGACGAGTAAAACAGTGTATAAGATATATTCTATAGTAACACGTACATCTAATTGAAGGAAGTCTCTTTGAAGTAGATATTTATGCTAAATATCTAATCATAGTCGCTTACATTTGATTACTTTATCAATTAAGTCTACTCTTACTTTCaattataaactataaatacataaattcataattttattttattcgtttcatatttaaatataagtattaatcattaatcattagaatagtaaatatatttctttacTGGTTAATAGCTTgagtaataaatgaatttaatataaaaaaataatccgaaCAAATAATAGCACCTGGTCCAGCCAGAGTACGTTAGAATGTGGTagtaatttatgttttatatctTTACGTACTATAggtattgtaaattttcatatataatattttttcttacataATGCTACAGAATGCGACTCCGTTTTCAATAGCGGTCGTGATGACGGCTGTTTCCATACAAAATGCTCCGTCGTACATTTCGTTCATTCTTCGTTGCTGGACGCGACTTTCACTCGATGATctgcaattaatttattatagacattttttttcatccccgcaaattttaattccgagaaaattaaaactttcaaaTGATAATACAATACGCGCCTACAcggaaaagtaaaagaaaaaaatttctctaggatttgtctaggatttgtctaggattctcatcgaaatgattttttctaagttttctctaggatttttcaaggatttgtctaggatttgtctaggatttgtctaggatttacatcgaaatgattttttctaagtattctctaggatttgtctaggatttttcaaGGATTAAGAGAAGTCTCTATTTATAGagaagaattatttataaataatagatttttagCTCTGCCTATTTTTGGCAAAGACTAAGTACtttttcagttatttaaaacaattaattattgataatagcatactgtaaaaataaaatcattaccTAGGACTCATTGCACGTATTTTTTGTTGCTTAACATGTTTTTTCAGTGCATGTGTGCAAAATCCCATGTTTTCAGTATTATGCGAGTGAATGGTGCATGCTCTGCCTTGGCCTTGACGGATATAAGGGCTCGTCATGTTATTTGTCGAGGTTGAGTCTGACCACGGTGGCGGTGGGGTGTGAGATCGTTCATACATTTTGTAGTGCTGATACAGATATTCTCCATAAGATGGCGGCAATCCGTTCTATCGCAATTTCATTAGTCAATTACTTACtccatttttttgcaaaaagtcatttattgcttactactaattaaaaaaaataataataataattacaaagtgACTAGAGCCTGCGCAAGAGACTCGATACATGGAAAATTACTTGCTACCGGAATAATTGAGTTAAATCGAGTGTAGCTAAATGAAGGAGCTGACACTTAGTCTCTACTATAGTAGACTCCAAGGAAACTCGAAGCTCTTATGTCTGATCAGTTACTTGCTACTTCTACTGTTACCTGAACTTTTGACAAGTTCTCCAACAAAATACTCGAGtacttttattgattatttttattttacaaatttaattaactgaagtttgttattttttttttgtttaactaattgacaattaaattttgttggaTCCAGAGCAACAAACTTTTACCCCGGGGTTATgctttatagtttttaatcaatttattgaaaCTAATTTTCGTGCTCGCTCTTGTTTCGGacgagttatttattttacgaaaTTGTCGCTTccaggaaataaaaaaaattagtaacttTTTGTAAAATCTTATGAGGAAATGGATTTTGGCGACATACCAAAACAGTAAATTGGCAAAGATTCAAGTTGTAAATAATAGATTATTATAAAGTTGATActtttttgactcatgtataatttaatagaaaaattgtccattttgtttgaaatttttttcatatttacgtcatacatttgaaattttaatttatttatcgtatgaaaaaaaaagatttttttaaattttcgcgggAATCGAATCTGAgtctaaaatttcatattttatttcataaatttattcattaatattattcttcataatttatataaatattgtcataaattttacaaacaatgtgtcataaaaaaattaattaattatttaaattaaaaaaaaatctgaccTGGATTCGAACTGTCAGtctcttataaaataattttttttttcacaaaatataCTTTCACACATTTCAATacactatttataaaaaaatcatacaaataa is a window from the Microplitis demolitor isolate Queensland-Clemson2020A chromosome 4, iyMicDemo2.1a, whole genome shotgun sequence genome containing:
- the LOC103576345 gene encoding bromodomain-containing protein DDB_G0270170 is translated as MEIVEHYRVTPGHLDDDPRQMDPHDKDQELSDCASETSEVLSVGSEPTPATDNLDMIKDCETNSIPHISSNSNNNNNNINNQSSMMSVDSMPNTSSRLDYQTEAITNSAVSFTTTSSRTPSPSPSSGSASNQPPSPHSSCSLQRASSPTPSIRSPASSHATQASSPIQADSIHEAIVSRYQMTTMNQQHLLNRYANREADLADFSNRVAALGGHETAFSAIESRLHHRIGSVPMVTRLSLSPPTAAVPGLTNSVFRPACRDLRETSLLLHPVPLHGNLLQHHATASMLHQHHQHKEQEHRLSISKLISSARDSKSPNSPSDEEPNIPAGNSLNGTNNSNHSNHSTNSNNSTSNSNSNSHHHHHRNNRNNGNNNDIQGNLKFSIDNILKADFGRRITDPISLKKSRPKKIAQKPIDLTKDFLESGTESSSDKVLTSDLGTNGSSSNISSNINSNSSNNNNNGNNNASSNNSASGNTQLSNASTTNASSLTSTPATGDSSKQMLWPAWVYCTRYSDRPSSGRSK